The following are encoded in a window of Candidatus Korarchaeota archaeon NZ13-K genomic DNA:
- a CDS encoding N-glycosylase/DNA lyase, whose amino-acid sequence MGLRELLDEVIRLRNSQVREIIERRMREFESLRDGSEEDLFRELVFCLLTANFSAEGALRILNSLGDEIFSLPKDELADRLAELGHRYPKKRAEFIVEARRLIPVLKELVGSFRDERSFREWLVKNVKGLGYKEASHFLRNIGFKNISIIDLHVLDLLVRFGLLEDRPKSLSRRRYLEIESLLENLSRETGIPLGELDLYLWYLETGKVIK is encoded by the coding sequence TTGGGCTTGAGGGAACTGCTAGATGAAGTGATCCGTTTGAGAAACAGTCAGGTCAGGGAAATCATAGAGAGGAGGATGAGAGAGTTCGAAAGCTTGAGGGATGGGAGTGAGGAGGATCTCTTCAGGGAGTTGGTCTTCTGCCTCCTCACCGCAAACTTCAGCGCAGAAGGTGCTCTCAGAATCCTCAACTCCCTAGGAGATGAGATATTCTCTCTCCCTAAAGATGAGCTAGCCGATAGACTGGCTGAATTGGGCCACAGGTATCCCAAGAAGAGGGCCGAGTTCATAGTTGAGGCCAGAAGACTCATTCCGGTGCTGAAGGAACTAGTGGGCAGCTTTAGGGATGAGAGATCCTTCAGGGAATGGCTTGTCAAAAATGTGAAGGGATTGGGCTATAAGGAGGCAAGCCACTTCCTGAGAAACATAGGATTCAAGAACATCTCTATAATCGATTTACACGTACTCGATCTGCTGGTGAGGTTCGGTCTTCTCGAGGATAGGCCCAAGAGCTTAAGCAGGAGGAGGTACCTTGAGATAGAATCCTTACTGGAGAACTTGTCGAGAGAGACGGGGATCCCCCTGGGGGAACTGGACCTCTACCTATGGTACCTCGAGACGGGCAAGGTTATTAAGTGA